From Salvia splendens isolate huo1 chromosome 3, SspV2, whole genome shotgun sequence, a single genomic window includes:
- the LOC121796766 gene encoding glutathione S-transferase T3-like, with translation MARAWDAVSSDPIVGTDQTETSFWMRVLLVYNEFKPRGPKPRDAKQIRKKWSRILIATRRFAGIYQNNLLTAENGDSEADVKDLSMSQFNIEGFPKFTSWEKYLVLENCPKFKAICAEERDAPRAKRTRHNRVGDYSSGSSSKSIDLNDA, from the coding sequence ATGGCGAGGGCCTGGGATGCCGTCTCATCGGACCCCATAGTtggcaccgatcagaccgagACAAGCTTTTGGATGCGCGTCCTGTTGGTCTACAACGAGTTCAAGCCGAGAGGCCCCAAACCGCGTGACGCGAAACAGAtccgcaaaaagtggtctaggattctgaTAGCCACTAGGAGGTTCGCgggcatataccagaacaacctgCTCACTGCTGAGAATGGCGACAGCGAAGCCGACGTGAAGGATCTGTCTATGTCCCAATTCAACATTGAAGGTTTTCCTAAGTTCACTTCCTGGGAGAAGTATCTCGTCCTCGAGAACTGcccgaaattcaaggccatctgtgcGGAGGAGCGGGATGCTCCTAGGGCGAAGCGAACTAGACACAATAGAGtcggggactacagcagcggcagcAGCTCAAAATCAATCGACCTCAACGACGCCTAA
- the LOC121797269 gene encoding F-box/kelch-repeat protein At1g57790-like codes for MAGRRRKKMKLLSEAIGDNRRVSKVQQDEQRTQSQLPTELLEGILSQLSLRDNIRASAVCREWLAVAVSVRMANKPPWLMFFPKFGDLYEFYDPSQRKTYWLELPELDGSRICYAKDGWLLLYNPRTLSVFFCCPYTRELINLPSLELMYQIVAFSAAPTSPSCILFTVKHVSPTVVAVSTCRPGETEWTTVNYQNRLPFVSSIWNKLVYCQGLFYCLSLTGWLGVYDPEKSTWAVHSVPPPKCPENFFVKNWWKGKFMAEHNGDIFVIYTCSAINPVIYKLDQTNKVWVEMQTLGGMALFANFLSSHARTDLLGTMRNNVYFSKVRFYGKRCVSFSLDNGRYYPRKQCYDWGEQDPFESVWIEPPEDLTTFL; via the exons AtggctggaagaagaagaaaaaagatgaAGTT GTTGTCTGAAGCAATCGGAGACAACAGACGTGTTTCAAAAGTACAGCAAGATGAGCAACGAACACAATCGCAGCTCCCAACAGAGCTGTTGGAAGGTATTCTTTCTCAGTTAAGCTTGAGGGACAATATCCGGGCTTCTGCTGTTTGCAGAGAATGGTTAGCTGTTGCTGTATCTGTTAGAATGGCTAATAAGCCTCCATGGCTTATGTTCTTCCCGAAATTCGGTGACCTGTATGAATTCTACGACCCTTCTCAGCGCAAAACGTATTGGCTTGAGCTGCCGGAGCTAGATGGCTCTAGGATTTGCTATGCCAAGGATGGTTGGTTGCTGCTATACAATCCTAGAACGCTGTCTGTATTCTTCTGTTGCCCTTACACGAGGGAGTTGATCAATTTGCCTAGCCTAGAATTGATGTACCAGATAGTTGCTTTCTCCGCTGCTCCAACATCTCCTAGCTGCATCCTTTTCACAGTTAAGCATGTGAGCCCCACAGTTGTTGCAGTTAGCACGTGTCGTCCAGGGGAAACCGAATGGACCACTGTGAACTACCAAAACCGGCTACCGTTTGTTAGCAGCATTTGGAATAAGCTAGTTTACTGCCAGGGTCTTTTCTACTGCTTGAGTCTCACCGGCTGGCTGGGGGTTTACGATCCCGAAAAAAGCACTTGGGCCGTTCATTCCGTGCCACCGCCTAAATGCCCAGAGAATTTCTTTGTgaaaaattggtggaaaggAAAATTTATGGCAGAGCATAATGGAGATATTTTTGTCATATACACTTGCTCTGCAATAAACCCTGTGATTTATAAGTTGGATCAGACAAATAAAGTATGGGTCGAGATGCAAACTTTGGGAGGCATGGCGCTCTTTGCTAACTTTCTGTCTTCCCATGCTAGGACAGATCTTCTTGGGACAATGAGAAACAATGTGTACTTCTCAAAGGTTCGATTTTATGGGAAACGTTGTGTTTCATTTTCACTTGACAATGGGAGGTACTATCCGCGGAAGCAGTGTTACGATTGGGGGGAACAGGATCCCTTTGAGAGTGTTTGGATCGAACCACCTGAAGACCTCACAACATTTCTTTAA